From Trueperella pecoris, a single genomic window includes:
- a CDS encoding carbamoyl-phosphate synthase domain-containing protein, with protein sequence MSTSARIVLSDGREFRGKLFGARGRRSGPLIISASATGYEKELTDVAHAGAIVLFTTPHIGNTGLNLAEAGVDSLAAAGVIARDPVSRSSSAHAAVELEDQMRQDGVVGICEVDTRAIVRHVRGRDMTATIVSEED encoded by the coding sequence ATGAGCACTTCAGCAAGGATCGTTTTAAGTGACGGTCGGGAATTTCGAGGAAAGCTCTTCGGAGCTCGAGGAAGAAGAAGCGGGCCACTGATCATTTCGGCATCGGCCACCGGGTACGAAAAGGAGCTCACGGACGTTGCTCACGCGGGAGCAATCGTCCTCTTTACGACTCCTCACATCGGAAACACGGGCCTCAATCTCGCCGAGGCCGGGGTGGATTCGCTCGCGGCGGCCGGCGTGATCGCGCGTGATCCTGTGTCACGTTCATCGAGTGCCCACGCAGCCGTCGAGCTCGAAGACCAGATGCGCCAGGACGGCGTCGTTGGAATCTGTGAAGTAGATACGCGCGCGATCGTGCGCCACGTACGCGGCCGCGACATGACCGCGACGATTGTGAGTGAGGAAGACTAA
- the mihF gene encoding integration host factor, actinobacterial type — protein MALPSLTPEERKAALDKAAVARKRRAAIKDDLKAGKIRLSKVLELAKDDPVIAKLKVTSLLQSLPGVGPAKCEAIMEQARIAPSRRVAGLGKHQFAKLIDMFG, from the coding sequence ATGGCTTTACCATCATTAACACCGGAAGAGCGGAAGGCCGCTCTCGATAAAGCCGCAGTAGCTCGAAAGAGGCGGGCGGCTATCAAGGATGACCTCAAGGCAGGAAAGATTCGCCTGTCGAAGGTCCTCGAGCTCGCTAAAGATGACCCGGTCATTGCTAAACTCAAGGTCACTTCGCTCCTGCAGTCTCTGCCGGGAGTTGGACCAGCCAAGTGCGAGGCCATTATGGAGCAGGCGAGAATCGCGCCGTCGCGCCGCGTGGCGGGCCTTGGCAAGCATCAGTTCGCCAAACTCATTGATATGTTCGGCTAA
- a CDS encoding transcription antitermination protein NusB — MSNRPNPKRKGRSLQRQMALDVLFEADAREVADLRGLLEERKSVSTHMVPIGEYGITIVDAYADAAADVDSMIEAASPKWSLERMSIVDRSLLRVGATEIMFLGVDVPVVVSEIKSLAREVSSDNAVPFVMGVLNRVGEIRYAETAGLRESGDSPSDTGRGDDAPSVS, encoded by the coding sequence ATGTCGAATCGTCCTAACCCGAAGCGAAAGGGCCGTTCGCTCCAGCGTCAGATGGCGCTCGACGTCCTCTTTGAGGCCGACGCACGTGAAGTCGCGGATCTGCGTGGCCTGCTCGAAGAACGCAAGAGCGTGTCTACCCACATGGTGCCGATCGGTGAGTACGGCATCACGATCGTTGACGCGTACGCGGACGCTGCCGCTGACGTCGATTCGATGATCGAGGCCGCGTCTCCCAAGTGGTCTTTGGAACGCATGTCGATCGTTGACCGCAGTCTCCTGCGCGTTGGCGCGACAGAAATCATGTTCCTTGGCGTCGACGTGCCGGTTGTCGTCTCGGAGATCAAGTCGCTCGCGCGCGAGGTCTCCTCTGACAACGCGGTGCCCTTCGTCATGGGCGTGCTGAACAGGGTCGGTGAGATTCGTTACGCGGAAACTGCCGGGTTGCGTGAATCCGGCGATTCTCCGTCTGATACGGGGCGGGGGGACGACGCTCCCTCGGTGAGCTAG
- the gmk gene encoding guanylate kinase, with translation MQAFVLTGPTAVGKGTVIAELVKAIPDLWFSVSATTRSPRPGEVDGKNYHFITHEQFDHMVADGQMLEWAVVHGQNKYGTPRGPVEKALSEGHTVLLEVDLDGARQIRKSMPEVTQIFLAPPSWEELEARLKGRGTEGEAEQRRRLETAKVELAAEGEFDVVVVNNTVAQATEDLLKIVGPKR, from the coding sequence ATGCAAGCATTCGTACTCACCGGCCCCACCGCGGTCGGTAAAGGAACTGTCATCGCCGAGTTGGTCAAGGCCATTCCAGACCTGTGGTTCTCGGTTTCGGCCACAACGCGTTCGCCTCGTCCGGGCGAAGTTGATGGCAAGAACTACCACTTCATCACGCACGAACAGTTCGACCATATGGTTGCCGATGGGCAGATGCTCGAGTGGGCCGTCGTCCACGGGCAAAACAAGTACGGTACTCCGCGCGGGCCCGTAGAAAAGGCGTTGTCAGAGGGACATACTGTCCTGCTCGAGGTGGATCTCGACGGTGCGCGCCAGATCAGAAAGTCCATGCCTGAGGTCACCCAGATTTTCCTCGCCCCACCCTCGTGGGAAGAACTCGAAGCCCGGCTCAAGGGTAGGGGAACCGAGGGAGAGGCCGAGCAACGGCGTCGTTTGGAAACGGCGAAGGTTGAACTGGCAGCTGAAGGCGAATTCGACGTCGTCGTCGTGAACAATACAGTGGCACAGGCCACCGAGGACCTACTTAAGATTGTGGGCCCCAAGCGCTAG
- the efp gene encoding elongation factor P, with protein sequence MATTNDLKNGMVLKIDNQLWQVVEFQHVKPGKGPAFVRTKLRNVLSGKNVDRTMNAGVKVETATVDRRDMQYLYNDGEDFIFMDLETYEQLPVSEAVVGDAKNYMLENQNVIVAMHEGSVLFIELPASVVLEITFTEPGLQGDRSNAGTKPATLETGYEIQVPLFIDQGTKVKVDTRTGEYLNRA encoded by the coding sequence GTGGCAACTACGAATGATCTGAAGAATGGTATGGTCCTCAAGATTGACAACCAGCTGTGGCAGGTCGTCGAATTCCAGCACGTCAAGCCTGGCAAGGGCCCGGCCTTCGTCCGTACCAAGCTCCGCAACGTCCTCTCGGGCAAGAACGTCGATCGGACGATGAACGCTGGCGTGAAGGTCGAGACCGCTACGGTCGATCGCCGCGACATGCAGTACCTGTACAACGACGGCGAAGACTTCATCTTCATGGACCTTGAGACCTACGAGCAGCTCCCGGTCTCGGAAGCTGTTGTCGGCGATGCGAAGAACTACATGCTCGAAAACCAGAACGTCATCGTGGCCATGCATGAGGGCTCGGTGCTCTTCATCGAGCTCCCCGCCTCGGTTGTCCTCGAAATCACCTTCACCGAGCCGGGCCTGCAGGGCGATCGTTCGAACGCTGGCACCAAGCCGGCCACCCTCGAGACGGGCTACGAGATCCAGGTTCCGCTCTTCATCGACCAGGGCACCAAGGTCAAGGTCGACACCCGTACCGGCGAATACCTGAACCGCGCCTAA
- the carB gene encoding carbamoyl-phosphate synthase large subunit codes for MPRRSDISSILVIGSGPIVIGQACEFDYSGTQACRVLKEEGFRVILVNSNPATIMTDPDMADATYVEPIVPEVVAQIIDKERPDAVLATLGGQTALNTAMALAEDGTFEKYGVEFLGADADAIRKGEDRQAFKDVVEACGGESARSYIAHSLEECHRAADELGYPLVVRPSFTMGGLGSGLAHNPAELERIVGGGLHYSATAEVLLEESILGWKEIELEVIRDAKDCAILVCSIENFDPVGVHTGDSITMAPALTLTDDEFTAVRDLGMAIIREVGLAAGGCNIQVAIDPDTGRMVVIEMNPRVSRSSALASKATGVPIAKVTTKLAVGYTLDEIANDMTGRPLSEGDPAVDYVVVKVPRFAFEKFPAADDTLTTTMKSVGEAMSLGRNFTEALQKAMRSIDKKGSIFHWEGQPDVPALLQAIARPTQDRIIQIQQALRGGASVEEIHALTDIDPLFLDQIALINQVADEIKSSPALTVDVLSRAKRHGFSDQQIGQIRGMGEEAVREVRWAYDLHPVYKMVDTCAGALPASTPYMYSTYEQESEVLPRERPAVLILGSGPNRIGQGLEFDYSCVQATFALNEDFETIIVNCNPETVSTDYDISDRLYFEPLTLEDVLEIYRAESLAGPIAGVIVQLGGQTPLSLAKDLAAAGLPIVGTTPEAIDMAEDRALFGTVLDQGNLQAPQYGTSMSDRQAIEVAESIGYPVLVRPSYVLGGRGMQIVYSREELEKYLARRESEKTDASHQAAPLLIDRFLDDATEIDVDALYDGEELFLGGIMQHIEEAGIHSGDSSCTLPPITLSQEMIDRICQATETIARGVGVVGLVNIQFAIQSGVLYVIEANPRASRTVPFVSKATGIKLAPAATRIMMGEKIADLKASGALPDTDARILDLECPISVKEAVLPFKRFVTTEGKVVDTVLGPEMRSTGEVMGIGATFPAAFAKSQSAAYGGLPTSGAAFVSVSNTDKAGMILPVLQLVDMGFEIYATTGTSRVLDRYGIPTQPVAKLSEEGETNVVDLISSREVDMVVNTPNSQGARADGYSIRAATTGADLPMMTTISEFTAAVQAIKMMRVGKLGINTLQEHNAR; via the coding sequence ATGCCACGTCGTAGCGACATTTCATCCATTCTCGTGATCGGATCCGGGCCGATCGTTATTGGTCAGGCGTGCGAGTTCGATTATTCGGGCACACAAGCCTGCCGCGTGCTCAAGGAGGAGGGTTTCCGGGTCATCCTCGTCAATTCAAACCCGGCTACGATCATGACCGATCCGGACATGGCGGACGCCACGTACGTTGAGCCGATCGTGCCCGAGGTCGTCGCACAGATCATTGACAAGGAACGGCCGGACGCGGTGCTTGCCACGCTCGGAGGCCAGACGGCGCTTAACACGGCGATGGCGCTGGCAGAGGACGGAACCTTTGAGAAATACGGCGTGGAGTTCCTTGGCGCCGATGCCGACGCAATTCGCAAGGGCGAAGATCGCCAGGCATTTAAGGACGTCGTCGAGGCATGTGGCGGCGAATCCGCCAGATCCTACATTGCCCACAGCCTCGAAGAATGCCATCGGGCCGCCGATGAGCTGGGCTACCCGCTCGTCGTGCGTCCTTCGTTCACGATGGGCGGCCTGGGTTCGGGCCTGGCGCATAACCCCGCGGAGCTGGAACGGATCGTGGGTGGCGGCCTACACTATTCGGCTACCGCGGAAGTCCTCCTCGAGGAGTCGATCCTCGGATGGAAGGAAATCGAGCTCGAGGTCATTCGCGATGCGAAGGACTGCGCTATCCTCGTCTGTTCCATCGAGAACTTTGACCCCGTGGGCGTCCATACGGGCGATTCGATCACCATGGCTCCCGCCCTGACCCTGACCGACGACGAATTCACCGCCGTGCGAGATCTTGGCATGGCCATTATCCGTGAGGTGGGCCTCGCCGCCGGCGGATGCAACATCCAGGTGGCGATCGACCCGGACACGGGCCGCATGGTCGTCATCGAGATGAACCCACGCGTCTCACGATCCTCGGCGCTCGCTTCGAAGGCCACCGGCGTCCCGATCGCCAAGGTGACCACCAAACTCGCGGTAGGATATACGCTTGATGAGATTGCCAATGACATGACGGGTAGGCCGCTGTCGGAGGGAGATCCGGCCGTCGATTACGTCGTCGTGAAGGTTCCCCGCTTCGCCTTCGAGAAGTTCCCGGCAGCCGACGACACGCTGACCACCACCATGAAGTCGGTGGGCGAGGCCATGTCGCTGGGCCGAAACTTTACCGAGGCGCTACAAAAGGCGATGCGATCGATTGATAAGAAGGGATCGATCTTCCATTGGGAGGGCCAGCCTGATGTTCCTGCTCTTCTTCAGGCAATTGCGCGCCCGACTCAGGATCGCATCATTCAGATCCAGCAGGCGCTTCGCGGCGGGGCAAGCGTCGAGGAGATTCATGCTCTGACGGACATCGATCCGCTCTTCCTCGATCAGATTGCCCTCATCAACCAGGTGGCGGACGAGATCAAATCTTCCCCCGCGCTGACGGTGGATGTGCTGTCGCGCGCCAAGCGTCACGGCTTCTCTGACCAGCAGATCGGGCAGATTCGCGGCATGGGCGAAGAGGCCGTGCGCGAGGTGCGGTGGGCGTATGACCTGCACCCGGTCTACAAGATGGTTGACACGTGCGCCGGGGCACTGCCCGCCTCGACCCCGTACATGTATTCGACCTACGAGCAGGAGAGCGAGGTGCTTCCTCGCGAACGACCCGCCGTGCTGATCTTGGGCTCGGGCCCGAATCGTATCGGGCAGGGCCTCGAGTTCGATTACTCGTGCGTGCAGGCCACGTTCGCGCTCAACGAGGATTTTGAGACGATCATCGTCAACTGCAATCCCGAAACGGTTTCCACGGACTACGATATCTCCGACCGGCTCTACTTCGAGCCGCTCACGCTTGAAGACGTGCTCGAGATCTATCGCGCCGAATCCCTGGCCGGACCGATCGCCGGCGTGATCGTTCAGCTGGGCGGGCAGACGCCGCTTTCGCTGGCCAAGGATCTGGCCGCCGCGGGCCTGCCGATCGTCGGAACAACGCCGGAGGCCATCGACATGGCCGAGGACCGCGCACTTTTCGGCACGGTCTTGGACCAGGGTAACCTTCAGGCTCCCCAGTACGGCACCTCTATGTCGGATCGTCAGGCGATCGAGGTGGCAGAGTCCATCGGCTATCCGGTTCTTGTGCGGCCCTCGTACGTCCTCGGCGGGCGCGGAATGCAAATCGTCTACTCGCGCGAGGAGTTGGAGAAGTACCTTGCACGCCGCGAGTCGGAGAAGACGGACGCCTCGCATCAGGCCGCGCCGTTGCTGATCGACCGCTTCCTCGACGACGCGACCGAGATCGACGTCGACGCGCTCTACGACGGCGAAGAGCTCTTCCTCGGCGGAATCATGCAGCACATCGAAGAGGCAGGCATCCATTCGGGCGACTCCTCCTGCACGCTGCCTCCGATCACGCTCTCTCAAGAGATGATCGACCGGATTTGTCAGGCTACCGAGACGATCGCGCGTGGAGTCGGCGTCGTCGGCTTGGTCAACATTCAGTTCGCAATTCAGTCCGGTGTCTTGTACGTAATCGAGGCCAACCCGCGTGCCTCGCGGACAGTTCCTTTCGTGTCGAAGGCGACGGGCATCAAGCTCGCGCCCGCCGCGACGCGGATCATGATGGGGGAGAAGATCGCTGACCTCAAGGCCAGCGGTGCTTTGCCCGATACGGACGCGAGGATTCTCGACCTCGAGTGTCCGATTTCGGTCAAGGAGGCGGTGCTTCCGTTCAAGCGCTTCGTGACCACCGAGGGCAAAGTTGTCGACACTGTGCTGGGCCCCGAAATGCGCTCGACGGGCGAGGTCATGGGCATCGGCGCGACGTTCCCGGCTGCTTTCGCCAAGTCCCAGAGCGCGGCGTACGGCGGTCTGCCGACCTCGGGCGCCGCATTCGTGTCGGTATCTAATACAGATAAGGCCGGGATGATTCTTCCTGTGCTCCAGCTGGTGGATATGGGATTCGAGATCTATGCGACGACGGGCACGTCTCGCGTGCTTGATCGATATGGCATTCCCACTCAGCCGGTTGCCAAACTCTCCGAGGAAGGTGAAACCAACGTTGTCGATCTCATTTCCTCTAGGGAGGTCGACATGGTGGTCAACACCCCGAATTCGCAGGGGGCTCGCGCCGATGGGTACTCGATACGTGCAGCCACCACCGGTGCGGATCTGCCGATGATGACGACCATTTCCGAGTTCACCGCCGCGGTTCAGGCGATCAAGATGATGCGTGTCGGCAAGCTCGGAATCAATACCTTGCAGGAGCACAACGCGCGCTAG
- the rpoZ gene encoding DNA-directed RNA polymerase subunit omega: MFGTTPNPEGITSPAIDELLDKVDSKYTLAVYSASRARQINSYRQEMKSGDQNITNIGPLVAALPEEKPLSVALQEIAEDKLSLTID; encoded by the coding sequence ATGTTCGGAACCACCCCTAATCCTGAGGGCATCACCTCGCCGGCAATCGATGAGCTGCTGGACAAGGTTGATTCGAAGTACACGCTCGCTGTCTACAGCGCTTCGCGTGCGCGCCAGATCAATTCCTACCGTCAGGAAATGAAGTCGGGCGATCAGAACATCACCAACATCGGACCGCTCGTTGCCGCGCTACCCGAGGAAAAGCCGCTGTCGGTGGCCCTGCAGGAGATCGCGGAAGACAAGCTCTCGCTGACCATTGATTAA